One Aethina tumida isolate Nest 87 chromosome 5, icAetTumi1.1, whole genome shotgun sequence genomic window carries:
- the LOC109609598 gene encoding spermatogenesis-associated protein 6 isoform X1, which produces MAQKSFLVKVNIHIKKVSCPGVWLCTNGNVSLQMCMFNSYVQTDILRPVFPIKINQHFTFHKDFDKGRLNDLQNRLSKEWFYVEFIQWQTPDDGCVLATFRTTLDELLYPTSKFGQYGGVDMELLMDTTKLFPGTLSPKLLIKTKTTIEETMFTLPRSEPVTKIVLSSQLSKRNSHTRRVCHSLMYNKAQKCWTDLGDTTKCKCDNIDDLRRTSWKPAFETTTNGHLNSSLGQVFRQNTVTSEDSHKPNKVHHQLYCPTCHEYKDHFSSQYKEAGPCGCCESNVNDERRLVVDVNLESARALGRRLHDRLTECLCTNANALRSACNRFVDFD; this is translated from the exons atGGCTCAAAAGTCATTCCTTGTTAAAGTcaacatacatattaaaaag gtATCATGTCCGGGTGTTTGGTTGTGTACGAACGGAAATGTGTCTTTGCAAATGTGCATGTTCAATTCGTACGTTCAAACGGATATTCTCCGTCCGGTTTTTCCcataaaaatcaatcaacACTTTACCTTTCACAAAGACTTCGATAAAGGGAGATTAAACGACCTCCAAAACAGACTAA GCAAAGAATGGTTCTATGTCGAGTTCATTCAGTGGCAAACTCCCGACGACGGATGTGTATTGGCTACTTTTCGAACGACTCTGGATGAACTGCTTTATCCCACTTCTAAATTTGGACAGTACGGCGGTGTTGATATGGAATTATTGATGGATACGACCAAACTGTTCCCA GGGACGTTATCTCCAAAACTGTTGATCAAAACGAAAACAACAATAGAAGAGACGATGTTTACTTTGCCTCGAAGCGAACCAGTCACCAAAATTGTACTCTCTTCGCAATTATCAAAGAGAAACAGTCACACTAGAAGAGTGTGTCACTCGCTTATGTACAACaa AGCTCAAAAGTGTTGGACAGATTTAGGTGATACGACCAAATGTAAGTGTGACAATATCGACGACCTCAGACGTACTTCTTGGAAACCTGCTTTTGAAACAACTACAAATGGTCATTTAAATTCTAGTTTAGGTCAAGTCTTTCGACAAAATACGGTTACTTCCGAGGATTCACATAAACCTAACAAAGTTCATCACCAATTGTATTGTCCTACCTGTCATGAATACAAAGATCACTTTTCATCCCAATACAAA gaGGCCGGACCATGCGGGTGTTGTGAAAGCAATGTTAATGATGAGAGAAGACTTGTAGTGGATGTGAATTTAGAATCAGCACGAGCCTTGGGAAGAAGACTCCACGATCGTCTCACAGAATGTCTTTGTACGAATGCCAACGCCCTCAGGTCAGCGTGTAATAGATTCGTAGATTTTGATTGA
- the LOC109609598 gene encoding spermatogenesis associated 6-like protein isoform X3: protein MAQKSFLVKVNIHIKKVSCPGVWLCTNGNVSLQMCMFNSYVQTDILRPVFPIKINQHFTFHKDFDKGRLNDLQNRLSKEWFYVEFIQWQTPDDGCVLATFRTTLDELLYPTSKFGQYGGVDMELLMDTTKLFPGTLSPKLLIKTKTTIEETMFTLPRSEPVTKIVLSSQLSKRNSHTRRVCHSLMYNKAQKCWTDLGDTTKFFRRPDHAGVVKAMLMMREDL, encoded by the exons atGGCTCAAAAGTCATTCCTTGTTAAAGTcaacatacatattaaaaag gtATCATGTCCGGGTGTTTGGTTGTGTACGAACGGAAATGTGTCTTTGCAAATGTGCATGTTCAATTCGTACGTTCAAACGGATATTCTCCGTCCGGTTTTTCCcataaaaatcaatcaacACTTTACCTTTCACAAAGACTTCGATAAAGGGAGATTAAACGACCTCCAAAACAGACTAA GCAAAGAATGGTTCTATGTCGAGTTCATTCAGTGGCAAACTCCCGACGACGGATGTGTATTGGCTACTTTTCGAACGACTCTGGATGAACTGCTTTATCCCACTTCTAAATTTGGACAGTACGGCGGTGTTGATATGGAATTATTGATGGATACGACCAAACTGTTCCCA GGGACGTTATCTCCAAAACTGTTGATCAAAACGAAAACAACAATAGAAGAGACGATGTTTACTTTGCCTCGAAGCGAACCAGTCACCAAAATTGTACTCTCTTCGCAATTATCAAAGAGAAACAGTCACACTAGAAGAGTGTGTCACTCGCTTATGTACAACaa AGCTCAAAAGTGTTGGACAGATTTAGGTGATACGACCA aattttttaggaGGCCGGACCATGCGGGTGTTGTGAAAGCAATGTTAATGATGAGAGAAGACTTGTAG
- the LOC109609598 gene encoding spermatogenesis-associated protein 6 isoform X2 — MAQKSFLVKVNIHIKKVSCPGVWLCTNGNVSLQMCMFNSYVQTDILRPVFPIKINQHFTFHKDFDKGRLNDLQNRLSKEWFYVEFIQWQTPDDGCVLATFRTTLDELLYPTSKFGQYGGVDMELLMDTTKLFPGTLSPKLLIKTKTTIEETMFTLPRSEPVTKIVLSSQLSKRNSHTRRVCHSLMYNKAQKCWTDLGDTTKCKCDNIDDLRRTSWKPAFETTTNGHLNSSLGQVFRQNTVTSEDSHKPNKVHHQLYCPTCHEYKDHFSSQYKAGPCGCCESNVNDERRLVVDVNLESARALGRRLHDRLTECLCTNANALRSACNRFVDFD, encoded by the exons atGGCTCAAAAGTCATTCCTTGTTAAAGTcaacatacatattaaaaag gtATCATGTCCGGGTGTTTGGTTGTGTACGAACGGAAATGTGTCTTTGCAAATGTGCATGTTCAATTCGTACGTTCAAACGGATATTCTCCGTCCGGTTTTTCCcataaaaatcaatcaacACTTTACCTTTCACAAAGACTTCGATAAAGGGAGATTAAACGACCTCCAAAACAGACTAA GCAAAGAATGGTTCTATGTCGAGTTCATTCAGTGGCAAACTCCCGACGACGGATGTGTATTGGCTACTTTTCGAACGACTCTGGATGAACTGCTTTATCCCACTTCTAAATTTGGACAGTACGGCGGTGTTGATATGGAATTATTGATGGATACGACCAAACTGTTCCCA GGGACGTTATCTCCAAAACTGTTGATCAAAACGAAAACAACAATAGAAGAGACGATGTTTACTTTGCCTCGAAGCGAACCAGTCACCAAAATTGTACTCTCTTCGCAATTATCAAAGAGAAACAGTCACACTAGAAGAGTGTGTCACTCGCTTATGTACAACaa AGCTCAAAAGTGTTGGACAGATTTAGGTGATACGACCAAATGTAAGTGTGACAATATCGACGACCTCAGACGTACTTCTTGGAAACCTGCTTTTGAAACAACTACAAATGGTCATTTAAATTCTAGTTTAGGTCAAGTCTTTCGACAAAATACGGTTACTTCCGAGGATTCACATAAACCTAACAAAGTTCATCACCAATTGTATTGTCCTACCTGTCATGAATACAAAGATCACTTTTCATCCCAATACAAA GCCGGACCATGCGGGTGTTGTGAAAGCAATGTTAATGATGAGAGAAGACTTGTAGTGGATGTGAATTTAGAATCAGCACGAGCCTTGGGAAGAAGACTCCACGATCGTCTCACAGAATGTCTTTGTACGAATGCCAACGCCCTCAGGTCAGCGTGTAATAGATTCGTAGATTTTGATTGA
- the LOC109609598 gene encoding spermatogenesis associated 6-like protein isoform X5, with the protein MAQKSFLVKVNIHIKKVSCPGVWLCTNGNVSLQMCMFNSYVQTDILRPVFPIKINQHFTFHKDFDKGRLNDLQNRLSKEWFYVEFIQWQTPDDGCVLATFRTTLDELLYPTSKFGQYGGVDMELLMDTTKLFPGTLSPKLLIKTKTTIEETMFTLPRSEPVTKIVLSSQLSKRNSHTRRVCHSLMYNKAQKCWTDLGDTTK; encoded by the exons atGGCTCAAAAGTCATTCCTTGTTAAAGTcaacatacatattaaaaag gtATCATGTCCGGGTGTTTGGTTGTGTACGAACGGAAATGTGTCTTTGCAAATGTGCATGTTCAATTCGTACGTTCAAACGGATATTCTCCGTCCGGTTTTTCCcataaaaatcaatcaacACTTTACCTTTCACAAAGACTTCGATAAAGGGAGATTAAACGACCTCCAAAACAGACTAA GCAAAGAATGGTTCTATGTCGAGTTCATTCAGTGGCAAACTCCCGACGACGGATGTGTATTGGCTACTTTTCGAACGACTCTGGATGAACTGCTTTATCCCACTTCTAAATTTGGACAGTACGGCGGTGTTGATATGGAATTATTGATGGATACGACCAAACTGTTCCCA GGGACGTTATCTCCAAAACTGTTGATCAAAACGAAAACAACAATAGAAGAGACGATGTTTACTTTGCCTCGAAGCGAACCAGTCACCAAAATTGTACTCTCTTCGCAATTATCAAAGAGAAACAGTCACACTAGAAGAGTGTGTCACTCGCTTATGTACAACaa AGCTCAAAAGTGTTGGACAGATTTAGGTGATACGACCAAAT ga
- the LOC109609596 gene encoding AP-1 complex subunit gamma-1 isoform X2 gives MNASEHGFNPAFNMATIKQVVNEAIERVRMPTPMRLRDLIRQIRAARTAAEERSVVNKECAYIRSTFREEDSVWRCRNIAKLLYIHMLGYPAHFGQLECLKLIASSRFTDKRIGYLGAMLLLDERQDVHLLITNCLKNDLNSTTQFVVGLALCTLGAIASPEMARDLAGEVERLMKSPNAYIRKKAALCAFRIIKRVPELMEIFLPATRSFLSEKNHGVLITGVTLITEMCENSPDTLNHFKKIVPNLVRILKNLIMAGYSPEHDVSGVSDPFLQVKILKLLRVLGINDVDASEAMNDILAQVATNTETSKNVGNTILYETVLSIMDIKSEGGLRVLAVNILGRFLLNNDKNIRYVALNTLLRTVHVDTTAVQRHRSTILECLKDPDVSIRKRAMELSFALVNSQNIRTMIKELLQFLEKADPEFKAQCSSNIVFSAEKYSPNKRWHLDTLLKVLVAAGNYLRDDVITSTIQLISESTSQQAYMTLQLYKALSEDLMNRQPLTQVAVWAIGEYGDLLLQATLDDDPSYKPPTEEEVLELYQKLLWSPQNTVTTRQYALMSLTKLSTRFTNTVNKIQQIISSFCSSLHIELQQRGVEYSQLFGKYSHLRPALLEKMPPMEVIRPQSEDSTNGDLEGDTQSADDSPQHVVNNESNALLDLLGDSDGLDIIKPSNPPVTSTPPVSTTNNLLDLLGLDPIPTKPMTGSDTHLGLILENNNSNGTNLVPITNNQNSNFLSEDLFTTNIINERDLPSVTAFDKDGLKIVFTLEKVPDANNTVTVNVTATNHTISNMTDFLFQAAVPRTFQLQMLSPSGTSMPPSGQVTQVLRITNPSRNALRMRLRLSYSIDGNPVQEQTEVNNFPTDIWE, from the exons ATGAACGCTTCAGAGCATGG ATTTAACCCAGCCTTTAACATGGCCACGATCAAACAAGTCGTTAACGAGGCCATCGAAAGAG TTCGAATGCCGACACCAATGCGCCTCAGGGATCTAATCAGACAGATAAGGGCCGCGCGGACTGCTGCGGAAGAACGTAGTGTCGTCAATAAAGAATGTGCCTACATCAGGTCCACATTCAGGGAGGAAGACTCGGTGTGGAGATGCAGGAACATTGCCAAATTATTGTACATACACATGTTGGGTTATCCTGCACATTTTGGTCAATTGGAATGCCTCAAACTGATAGCCAGTTCGAGGTTTACAGACAAGAGGATTGGCTATTTGGGAGCCATGCTTTTATTGGATGAGAGACAAgatgtacatttattaatcaCGAATTGCCTAAAAAA TGATTTAAATTCGACGACGCAGTTCGTTGTGGGTTTGGCGCTGTGCACTCTGGGTGCGATAGCATCACCAGAAATGGCGAGGGACCTCGCCGGCGAAGTGGAGAGGTTGATGAAGTCGCCTAACGCGTACATAAGAAAGAAAGCGGCTTTGTGCGCGTTCAGAATTATAAAACGAGTACCCGAACTTATGGAGATATTTTTGCCCGCCACCAGGAGCTTTTTGTCTGAGAAAAATCACG GAGTCTTAATCACTGGTGTCACATTAATAACAGAAATGTGTGAAAATAGTCCAGATACActcaatcattttaaaaag attgtgcCAAATCTCGtacgaatattaaaaaatctaataatggCGGGTTATTCCCCGGAACACGACGTTTCAGGTGTCAGCGACCCATTCTTGcag gtgaaaatattgaaattactgaGAGTGTTAGGAATAAACGATGTAGACGCTTCAGAAGCCATGAACGACATTTTGGCTCAGGTTGCAACCAATACTGAAACGAGCAAGAACGTCGGAAACACGATCTTGTACGAAACTGTATTATCTATCATGGATATTAAATCGGAAGGTGGATTAAGA GTTTTGGCAGTGAACATCCTGGGAAGATTTTTGCTGAATAACGACAAGAACATTAGGTACGTGGCTCTCAACACGTTGCTGCGCACCGTTCACGTGGACACGACAGCTGTACAAAGACACCGCTCCACGATTCTCGAGTGTCTCAAAGATCCCGACGTTTCGATTAGGAAAAGAGCGATGGAATTGTCGTTCGCTCTGGTCAATTCGCAGAACATTAGGACCATGATCAAGGAACTGTTGCAGTTTTTGGAGAAAGCCGACCCGGAATTTAAGGCACAATGCTCctcaaatattgtattttccgCCGAAAAATATTCACCCAACAAACGGTGGCACCTCGATACTCTGTTGAAAGTTTTGGTTGCT GCCGGAAATTATTTGCGCGACGACGTGATAACGTCCACGATCCAACTTATTTCGGAGAGCACGAGCCAACAAGCCTACATGACTTTACAATTGTACAAGGCGTTGTCAGAGGATCTGATGAATCGGCAACCGTTGACGCAGGTGGCCGTTTGGGCCATTGGAGAGTACGGTGATCTGCTCCTGCAAGCAACTTTGGACGACGATCCATCTTACAAGCCGCCGACGGAGGAGGAAGTGCTCGAGTTGTACCAGAAATTATTGTGGTCTCCGCAGAACACTGTCACTACCAGGCAGTATGCACTCATGTCCCTCACCAAGCTTAGCACCAGATTCACCAACACCGTCAA tAAAATTCAACAGATCATCAGTTCGTTTTGTTCGAGTTTGCACATAGAACTGCAACAGAGAGGAGTCGAATACTCGCAGCTCTTCGGCAAATACTCTCATCTGCGGCCGGCCCTATTGGAGAAGATGCCTCCGATGGAGGTGATTAGACCGCAAAGTGAGGACAGCACCAACGGCGATCTGGAAGGTGACACGCAATCAGCAGACGACAGTCCGCAACATGTGGTCAACAACGAGTCT AACGCTCTGTTGGATTTGTTGGGTGATTCTGATGGACTGGACATAATAAAACCGTCAAATCCTCCCGTCACATCGACGCCACCCGTCTCCACAACCAACAATCTCCTCGATTTGCTCGGCCTCGATCCGATACCAACGAAACCGATGACGGGAAGCGACACTCATCTCGGCTTGatattggaaaacaacaacagTAACGGTACCAATCTTGTTCCGATTACCAACAATCAAAATTCGAATTTCCTCTCGGAAGATTTGTTCACGACGAACATTATTAATGAGAGAGATTTACCCAGTGTGACGGCGTTCGATAAAGACGGCCTGAAGATTGTGTTCACGTTGGAGAAGGTGCCCGACGCGAATAATACGGTGACTGTGAATGTGACTGCGACCAATCACACAATATCAAACATGACTGACTTTTTGTTCCAAGCAGCTGTTCCTAGA ACATTCCAATTACAAATGTTGTCACCAAGTGGCACCTCTATGCCTCCAAGTGGTCAAGTTACGCAAGTACTAAGAATAACAAATCCAAGCAGA AATGCGTTGAGGATGCGATTGCGATTATCATATTCGATAGACGGAAATCCAGTACAGGAGCAGACTGAAGTAAACAATTTTCCAACAGATATCTGGGAATGA
- the LOC109609577 gene encoding ADP-ribosylation factor-related protein 1 encodes MYTLLHGFYQHLVQKDEFCVLILGLDNAGKTTYLEAAKTKLTKNYQGIHPSKITTTVGLNIGKIDVMGIRLNFWDLGGQSELQSLWDKYYEESHAIIYIVDSSDRDRIEESKEIFDKMIANENLRGIPLLVLANKQDIPECMGVREVKPIFNKNAHLIGKRDCMVMPISALTGDGVDEGIRWLVDCIKRNTYLRPPRNNEES; translated from the exons ATGTACACTCTTTTGCACGGCTTTTACCAACACCTGGTTCAAAAGGATGAATTTTGTGTGTTAATTCTCGGTTTAGACAACGCCGGAAAAACC ACGTATTTGGAGGCGGCGAAAACGAAATTAACGAAAAACTACCAAGGAATTCATCCCTCTAAAATCACCACAACTGTAGGACTGAATATTGGAAAGATTGATGTTATGGGAATCAGACTGAACTTTTGGGATTTGGGTGGGCAAAGTGAATTGCAATCACTATGGGACAAG TACTATGAGGAGTCTcatgcaattatttatattgttgatTCATCTGACAGAGATAGAATAGAAGAgtctaaagaaatttttg ATAAAATGATAGCAAATGAAAATCTGAGAGGCATTCCACTTTTGGTTTTGGCAAACAAACAGGATATTCCAGAGTGTATGGGAGTTAGAGAAGTGAAgcccatatttaataaaaatgcacaTTTAATTGGCAAAAGGGACTGTATGGTTATGCCTATATCTGCTCTGACtgg TGATGGCGTTGACGAAGGAATCCGGTGGCTCGTCGATTGCATTAAAAGGAACACATATTTACGACCACCCAGAAACAATGAAGAGAGTTGA
- the LOC109609596 gene encoding AP-1 complex subunit gamma-1 isoform X1, translating into MYPYYESDWSVLPPENNRRFNPAFNMATIKQVVNEAIERVRMPTPMRLRDLIRQIRAARTAAEERSVVNKECAYIRSTFREEDSVWRCRNIAKLLYIHMLGYPAHFGQLECLKLIASSRFTDKRIGYLGAMLLLDERQDVHLLITNCLKNDLNSTTQFVVGLALCTLGAIASPEMARDLAGEVERLMKSPNAYIRKKAALCAFRIIKRVPELMEIFLPATRSFLSEKNHGVLITGVTLITEMCENSPDTLNHFKKIVPNLVRILKNLIMAGYSPEHDVSGVSDPFLQVKILKLLRVLGINDVDASEAMNDILAQVATNTETSKNVGNTILYETVLSIMDIKSEGGLRVLAVNILGRFLLNNDKNIRYVALNTLLRTVHVDTTAVQRHRSTILECLKDPDVSIRKRAMELSFALVNSQNIRTMIKELLQFLEKADPEFKAQCSSNIVFSAEKYSPNKRWHLDTLLKVLVAAGNYLRDDVITSTIQLISESTSQQAYMTLQLYKALSEDLMNRQPLTQVAVWAIGEYGDLLLQATLDDDPSYKPPTEEEVLELYQKLLWSPQNTVTTRQYALMSLTKLSTRFTNTVNKIQQIISSFCSSLHIELQQRGVEYSQLFGKYSHLRPALLEKMPPMEVIRPQSEDSTNGDLEGDTQSADDSPQHVVNNESNALLDLLGDSDGLDIIKPSNPPVTSTPPVSTTNNLLDLLGLDPIPTKPMTGSDTHLGLILENNNSNGTNLVPITNNQNSNFLSEDLFTTNIINERDLPSVTAFDKDGLKIVFTLEKVPDANNTVTVNVTATNHTISNMTDFLFQAAVPRTFQLQMLSPSGTSMPPSGQVTQVLRITNPSRNALRMRLRLSYSIDGNPVQEQTEVNNFPTDIWE; encoded by the exons ATGTACCCTTATTATGAATCAGACTGGAGTGTTTTGCCTCCTGAGAACAACAGAAG ATTTAACCCAGCCTTTAACATGGCCACGATCAAACAAGTCGTTAACGAGGCCATCGAAAGAG TTCGAATGCCGACACCAATGCGCCTCAGGGATCTAATCAGACAGATAAGGGCCGCGCGGACTGCTGCGGAAGAACGTAGTGTCGTCAATAAAGAATGTGCCTACATCAGGTCCACATTCAGGGAGGAAGACTCGGTGTGGAGATGCAGGAACATTGCCAAATTATTGTACATACACATGTTGGGTTATCCTGCACATTTTGGTCAATTGGAATGCCTCAAACTGATAGCCAGTTCGAGGTTTACAGACAAGAGGATTGGCTATTTGGGAGCCATGCTTTTATTGGATGAGAGACAAgatgtacatttattaatcaCGAATTGCCTAAAAAA TGATTTAAATTCGACGACGCAGTTCGTTGTGGGTTTGGCGCTGTGCACTCTGGGTGCGATAGCATCACCAGAAATGGCGAGGGACCTCGCCGGCGAAGTGGAGAGGTTGATGAAGTCGCCTAACGCGTACATAAGAAAGAAAGCGGCTTTGTGCGCGTTCAGAATTATAAAACGAGTACCCGAACTTATGGAGATATTTTTGCCCGCCACCAGGAGCTTTTTGTCTGAGAAAAATCACG GAGTCTTAATCACTGGTGTCACATTAATAACAGAAATGTGTGAAAATAGTCCAGATACActcaatcattttaaaaag attgtgcCAAATCTCGtacgaatattaaaaaatctaataatggCGGGTTATTCCCCGGAACACGACGTTTCAGGTGTCAGCGACCCATTCTTGcag gtgaaaatattgaaattactgaGAGTGTTAGGAATAAACGATGTAGACGCTTCAGAAGCCATGAACGACATTTTGGCTCAGGTTGCAACCAATACTGAAACGAGCAAGAACGTCGGAAACACGATCTTGTACGAAACTGTATTATCTATCATGGATATTAAATCGGAAGGTGGATTAAGA GTTTTGGCAGTGAACATCCTGGGAAGATTTTTGCTGAATAACGACAAGAACATTAGGTACGTGGCTCTCAACACGTTGCTGCGCACCGTTCACGTGGACACGACAGCTGTACAAAGACACCGCTCCACGATTCTCGAGTGTCTCAAAGATCCCGACGTTTCGATTAGGAAAAGAGCGATGGAATTGTCGTTCGCTCTGGTCAATTCGCAGAACATTAGGACCATGATCAAGGAACTGTTGCAGTTTTTGGAGAAAGCCGACCCGGAATTTAAGGCACAATGCTCctcaaatattgtattttccgCCGAAAAATATTCACCCAACAAACGGTGGCACCTCGATACTCTGTTGAAAGTTTTGGTTGCT GCCGGAAATTATTTGCGCGACGACGTGATAACGTCCACGATCCAACTTATTTCGGAGAGCACGAGCCAACAAGCCTACATGACTTTACAATTGTACAAGGCGTTGTCAGAGGATCTGATGAATCGGCAACCGTTGACGCAGGTGGCCGTTTGGGCCATTGGAGAGTACGGTGATCTGCTCCTGCAAGCAACTTTGGACGACGATCCATCTTACAAGCCGCCGACGGAGGAGGAAGTGCTCGAGTTGTACCAGAAATTATTGTGGTCTCCGCAGAACACTGTCACTACCAGGCAGTATGCACTCATGTCCCTCACCAAGCTTAGCACCAGATTCACCAACACCGTCAA tAAAATTCAACAGATCATCAGTTCGTTTTGTTCGAGTTTGCACATAGAACTGCAACAGAGAGGAGTCGAATACTCGCAGCTCTTCGGCAAATACTCTCATCTGCGGCCGGCCCTATTGGAGAAGATGCCTCCGATGGAGGTGATTAGACCGCAAAGTGAGGACAGCACCAACGGCGATCTGGAAGGTGACACGCAATCAGCAGACGACAGTCCGCAACATGTGGTCAACAACGAGTCT AACGCTCTGTTGGATTTGTTGGGTGATTCTGATGGACTGGACATAATAAAACCGTCAAATCCTCCCGTCACATCGACGCCACCCGTCTCCACAACCAACAATCTCCTCGATTTGCTCGGCCTCGATCCGATACCAACGAAACCGATGACGGGAAGCGACACTCATCTCGGCTTGatattggaaaacaacaacagTAACGGTACCAATCTTGTTCCGATTACCAACAATCAAAATTCGAATTTCCTCTCGGAAGATTTGTTCACGACGAACATTATTAATGAGAGAGATTTACCCAGTGTGACGGCGTTCGATAAAGACGGCCTGAAGATTGTGTTCACGTTGGAGAAGGTGCCCGACGCGAATAATACGGTGACTGTGAATGTGACTGCGACCAATCACACAATATCAAACATGACTGACTTTTTGTTCCAAGCAGCTGTTCCTAGA ACATTCCAATTACAAATGTTGTCACCAAGTGGCACCTCTATGCCTCCAAGTGGTCAAGTTACGCAAGTACTAAGAATAACAAATCCAAGCAGA AATGCGTTGAGGATGCGATTGCGATTATCATATTCGATAGACGGAAATCCAGTACAGGAGCAGACTGAAGTAAACAATTTTCCAACAGATATCTGGGAATGA
- the LOC109609598 gene encoding spermatogenesis associated 6-like protein isoform X4 — translation MAQKSFLVKVNIHIKKVSCPGVWLCTNGNVSLQMCMFNSYVQTDILRPVFPIKINQHFTFHKDFDKGRLNDLQNRLSKEWFYVEFIQWQTPDDGCVLATFRTTLDELLYPTSKFGQYGGVDMELLMDTTKLFPGTLSPKLLIKTKTTIEETMFTLPRSEPVTKIVLSSQLSKRNSHTRRVCHSLMYNKAQKCWTDLGDTTKF, via the exons atGGCTCAAAAGTCATTCCTTGTTAAAGTcaacatacatattaaaaag gtATCATGTCCGGGTGTTTGGTTGTGTACGAACGGAAATGTGTCTTTGCAAATGTGCATGTTCAATTCGTACGTTCAAACGGATATTCTCCGTCCGGTTTTTCCcataaaaatcaatcaacACTTTACCTTTCACAAAGACTTCGATAAAGGGAGATTAAACGACCTCCAAAACAGACTAA GCAAAGAATGGTTCTATGTCGAGTTCATTCAGTGGCAAACTCCCGACGACGGATGTGTATTGGCTACTTTTCGAACGACTCTGGATGAACTGCTTTATCCCACTTCTAAATTTGGACAGTACGGCGGTGTTGATATGGAATTATTGATGGATACGACCAAACTGTTCCCA GGGACGTTATCTCCAAAACTGTTGATCAAAACGAAAACAACAATAGAAGAGACGATGTTTACTTTGCCTCGAAGCGAACCAGTCACCAAAATTGTACTCTCTTCGCAATTATCAAAGAGAAACAGTCACACTAGAAGAGTGTGTCACTCGCTTATGTACAACaa AGCTCAAAAGTGTTGGACAGATTTAGGTGATACGACCAAAT TTTAG
- the LOC109609574 gene encoding leukocyte surface antigen CD53, with protein MASLKLKEVFCVVYSILLFVSGVLLIAFSVFLAYKLFYHFKFVSSGCIGPFIVIFLLGFIHLLLTWLGIKGPAREHDFHIYLFIAITIILAIIEFTVGVWSMILWGEVRTESTNLLTESFDEMIKIDYNKKEWVRLQSQLKCCGLNGSHDYAVKDSYPKACSNLDLSNGTFQLLYEDGCSKRLIKYVKTIMVEGASMGFLSCAFQGFGVFIFYIFIKELKQERSRRIAKRLQLQREAAAAAGQQTPAPLPS; from the exons ATGGCATCGCTAAAACTTAAAGAGGTGTTTTGTGTCGTGTATTCCATTTTACTGTTT GTGTCAGGCGTTTTACTTATAgctttttcagtatttttagcTTATAAACTGTTTTATCATTTCAAGTTTGTGTCTAGTGGATGTATTGGaccatttattgtaatatttttattgggtTTCATTCACCTTTTACTGACATGGCTTGGCATCAAAGGACCTGCCAGAGAACACGATTTTCACATTTacctg TTCATTGCTATAACAATTATCCTAGCAATCATAGAATTTACGGTAGGTGTTTGGTCGATGATATTGTGGGGTGAGGTGCGAACAGAATCGACAAATTTACTAACCGAATCTTTTgatgaaatgataaaaattgattacaaCAAGAAGGAGTGGGTGCGACTCCAAAGTCAG TTAAAATGTTGTGGTTTAAATGGAAGCCATGATTATGCCGTGAAAGATTCTTATCCGAAGGCTTGTTCGAATTTAGATCTCTCGAATGGAacgtttcaattattatacgaGGACGGATGCAGTAAAAGACTCATTAAATACGTAAAAACCATTATGGTTGAAGGTGCTTCAATGGGATTTCTATCTTGTGCCTTTCAA gGTTTCggagtgtttattttttacattttcattaaagAACTAAAACAAGAAAGATCAAGGAGGATTGCCAAAAGATTGCAATTACAGAGGGAAGCTGCAGCTGCTGCTGGACAACAAACTCCTGCACCACTTCCATCATAA